The Nitrobacter hamburgensis X14 genome contains the following window.
CGGCATGGGCCGCGGCAATGCCCCGGTTCAGAGCCTTGGTGCTCGCCGCAGCATCGCGGCCGTCGTCGCCCGGGAATGCGGAGCGGATACGTTGCAGGATGGCTTGCGCGTCGAATGGACGCGAAATCGTGTCAGTGGCGCCGAGCGCCCACGCCTGCATCGACCCGTGGTGAAGCGCATCCGCAAGAACGAACAGCCGTGGCACCGATCGATAGGCCTCGGCGCACAGCTTGTCGCGCACTCGCAATACGCTTTCGGCCGAGCGCAAATTGATGTCGACGACGATGCCGGCAAATCGGCCCGCCGGAGTGTCCGGAATCTCGGAGGTCAAGGTGGTATCGACGTCGCCGACGCGTTGCAAAATCGCGCCAAGGTCGCCGCTTCGATCGCTCCGGTCGGACGCCAGCAGCAGGCGGCGTCTTGCAGACGATCCGGTTGTGAGCGTCGTCATTGATCCTCATCGGCTTGGAGTTCGGCGCTGCGCGAACTTTAGCCGATAAGTAGATTCGCGAGGATTAAGGGGCATTATTAATGCTTACGTAGCAACCCGCCTACAATTCAACGCAAACCGCTGCCTTTTGGCAATTTGCCGGGAGGCTCCGGCATCCGGCGGACCGATGAGATAAACGGTGACGGTCATTTGCAAAGGCTGCAACCACTCGCGGAAGCAAAGTGCAAATGTGTTAGCATCGGCCATCGACGCCGGCAGAATTCCGGACGACCTCTAACCTGACGTGTCAGCAAACACAAAGGCGGCCTCATGAAGCAGCGGACATTCGTCTTCGCCTCGACATGTGCTGTTGCGTTGTCCGCGGCGTGGATCGCGCCGGGACACGCGCAGCAAGCCCTCGTGGATCCGTCACATTGGTCATCCTTTACGGCAACGCTGTCGAACAACACCCCGCTGGCTTTCGGCATGGATGAGGCGACCGCAGCGGGAGCGCTCGGCGTGCCCCTGGACTACATTAGCGGACGCCCGGGCAACGAGGTGTTTCTGGCGTTTCGAAGCTACGGCGGCAGCGGCTTCTTCAACCGCAAGGACCGGCTCTATCTACAATTTCGCAGAGGTCGTCTCACCGGCTGGAAGGGCGATTGGGGCCGTAACTGGATGTGGCGATAATGGCGATACCCGCCGCTGGCGCTGCTTCGCCAGGCATTTCAAAAAACAAGACCACCCTCAAAACCAGCGTTCGCCGACGAGGATGGTGTCGCCGGGGCTGAGCAGCGTTGCGGTGGGCACGACGAGGCGGACGGTACCGCGGGCATCGGTGTGGGTGACGGTGACGCGGTCGCGTTTGGCGCGAGGCGAGAAGCCGCCGGCGATGGCGACCGCGCTTTCAACCGTCATGTTGGGCACGAACGGATACTGGCCGGGAGCGGCGACCTCGCCGAGAATGAAGAACGGCCGGTAGGCTTCGACCTCGGCGGCGACATAGGGCTGGCGGATGTAACCGCTGCGCAGCCGCGCGGCGACGGCGGCGGACAGTTCGGCCGGGGTGCGGCCGCGGGCGGCGACGGCGCCGATCAGGGGCATGGTGATGCTGCCGCCGGCATCGACCAGATAGCTGTTGGTGAGGCCTTCCTGGCCATAGACCACGATGCGCAGCCGGTCGCCGGCATCGAGGCGGTAGGCGGGATCGCGCGCGACGGGCGGCGGCGCAGCGGCGTAGACAACGTGCGGCGCGGCCGCGGCGGCGCGGACCGGCGGACTCCGCATGACGCGGCGAGCAGCCGGCTCTGGCGCAACGGCCTGCCGCCCGCCATAGGCCAGCGCATCGAGAGCGTTATGCGGACGGACCATCGCCGCCGGCGCCGGGTGCCGCATGCATCCCGACAGCGCCAGCGCGGCCACCGACGACATTACAAACACACGCGCGAGCCGCACCGGACCTGTCCCTTGTCACAAGATGACCCGGTTCTGCACCTGTTATGGTTAACAGAAGGTATGTTTCGCGATAAAGCGCGAGCGGCGTCGATGTCCCGGCGATTCAATCCCGGGAGTAGCCGATCAGTGGCCGTCGCGGCCGGAACAGCAGCATCAGGAGAATGCCCGCAACAGCAAGCACCGCGAAAGCCGGCTGGTTCAGGACCAGTTTGAGGAGATCCCACATCCAGGGGGCCGACGCTTCGATCTGGGTGCGAACCGCTTGCTGACTGGCCTGATGAATATCGTTCCAGAATTCGCCGAGTGTGGTCAGCCGCACGGTCTGGTCGGCGATCGATCGCGCGCCGTCATAGACCAGAAAAACGAAACCGCCCGCGAGCAGCAGCAGCCCGATTGAGCGAAAAATCCCGCGAATCATGCCGTCACCTGCTCTTTCTGCCGCCGGATCGCTGGCCGCCCCTTAGAAGCGTTTTCGCGCGAAGCATGTCCTCGGGCTTGACCCGCGGATGGGTACCGGTTCGCGTGAAGAAAACGCGTCAAATCAAAATCATAGAGCCCGCTTCTGATTCCATCAGAAGCGAAAAGGCTCTAGCTGTCGGACGCGGGAAATTCAACCTCGCAAGTGCCTAAGAAGTCCTCAAGGGAGGCCTTGAATGCCGCGCCTGTTCGCAGGTAAGCCGTTGACGCTCGAAAACAGGGCCTCTATAAGACCGCTGACTGGCGGCGGGGGCGATCCTGCCGCCGCTGTTCTTTGAACGGCGCCGCCTCGCGAACCTGTTCGCTCCGAGGGTGGCATTTTCAGGAACAACCGGAAATACATTCAGGCTCACTTGCAGGCTCACCGCGCAATCGAATGACCGGCGCCACTGGCCGGCCTCTCGCGGTGGAACACTGCCGAAGGATTTTTCGAGACCATGGCCAATACGCACTCCGCCAAGAAAGCGACACGCAAGATTACCCGCCGCACCGCCGTCAACAAGTCGCGGCGGACCTTGATGCGTGGCTCGGTCCGGATCGTCGAGGAAGCGATCGCCAAGGGCGATCGCGACGCCGCGATCCAGGCGATGAAGCGTGCAGAGCCGGAATTGATGCGGGCTGGACAGCAAAATATCGTTCACAAGAACAGTGCGAGCCGCAAGGTTTCGCGGCTGACGCATCGAATCGCCAAGCTCGCAAAATAATCTGACCCAAGACGTTATTCGTCAGTATTCTTCAGCAGAGGCCCGGCCGATCGCCGGGCCTTTTGTTTTTTTGCGCAGCAATCGCGCACGGGGTCGTCAGTCAGACCGAACGAGGTGACGAGGACGCGTTTCAACGCCTCACGGCCGCATCGCCTTGCGAAGGCACGCCGCCGCATCGATTCGCCCGATGTCACGCTTGTGATCCGCTTCACGTTCCAGGACGCAAATCCCCGGCACGACGCCGGGCACGGCGATTCAATCGAATCTCATCCCGCTCGAGACAACAGCCATCCGGTT
Protein-coding sequences here:
- the rpsT gene encoding 30S ribosomal protein S20; the protein is MANTHSAKKATRKITRRTAVNKSRRTLMRGSVRIVEEAIAKGDRDAAIQAMKRAEPELMRAGQQNIVHKNSASRKVSRLTHRIAKLAK
- a CDS encoding polysaccharide biosynthesis/export family protein; the encoded protein is MSSVAALALSGCMRHPAPAAMVRPHNALDALAYGGRQAVAPEPAARRVMRSPPVRAAAAAPHVVYAAAPPPVARDPAYRLDAGDRLRIVVYGQEGLTNSYLVDAGGSITMPLIGAVAARGRTPAELSAAVAARLRSGYIRQPYVAAEVEAYRPFFILGEVAAPGQYPFVPNMTVESAVAIAGGFSPRAKRDRVTVTHTDARGTVRLVVPTATLLSPGDTILVGERWF